The Rhodobacter sp. 24-YEA-8 DNA segment TCTGGCGCCGGCAAGCGGCTCAAGATCGATGCGGCGACGGTCGGGCGGCGGGTGCAGCGCTTTGAAGAGGCGCTTGGCCAGCGGCTTTTTGCCCGCAGCCCTCAGGGCTATCAGCTGAGCCAGGCCGGAGAGCGGCTTTTGCCGGCTGCCGAACGTGCCGAGGCGGCGATGCTGGCAGCGGGCGAGGCGCTGAGTGGCGACAGGCCGGGGCAGGGGCTGACCGGGCTGATCCGGCTTGGCGCCCCCGATGGCTGCGCCAATTACCTGCTGCCGCCGGTGATCGCGCGGATCTGCGACCAGAATCCGGGGCTCGAGGTTCAGCTGGTGGCGCTGCCGCGCGTCTTTAACCTTTCGAAACGCGAGGCCGATATGGCCATCGGCGTCTCGCGGCCTGAAACCGGGCGGCTCACGGTGCAGAAGCTGACCGATTACCAGCTGGTGCTTGCGGCATCCGAGGCCTGGCTCGCGCGCAACCCCGAGCCGCAGGATCTGGCCGATCTGCGCGATCTGCGATTCGTCGGCTATATCCCGGATCTGATTTTCGACAAGGAACTGGACTATCTGGCCGAGCTTGGTGCGCCCCAGGTGGCGATTTCTTCTAACTCGGTCTCGGTGCAGCTGAATTTTCTGCGCCAGGGGGCGGGCATCGGCATTGTTCACGATTTTGCCCTGCCGGCGGCGCCCGAACTCCGGCAGCTCCTGTCCGATAAGGTAGGGCTGACCCGGTCGTTCTGGCTGATCCGTCACGCCGATGACGGGCGGGTTCAGCGGTTGAACCGCTTTGCCCAAAGCCTTGTGCGCGAGACCAGGATCGAGATGACCAGGCATGAAAAGACCGCAGCAACTGGCACTTACGGCCACGGGGCTTGACAGAATCCTGTGGCTCAAAGACCCTTCCTCTGACAGACGCGGGAAAGTGAGGAACAGCCCATGCTTGTCAGCCAGATCCTGAAGACAAAACCGGCAGGGGTGATCACGATTGCCCCCGAGGCCACTGTTGCCGAAGCTGCCGCATTGCTGTCCGAGAAACGGATCGGGGCGATCATCGTCTCATCCGACGGCAAGACGGCCCTCGGGATTCTTTCCGAGCGCGATATCGTCCGTGAACTGGGGCGCACCGGCGTGACCTGCCTTTCGGCAAGGGTGACCGAGCTGATGACGTCAAAGCTCGTCTCCTGTACCAGCGGCGATCTGAATATGGATATCCTGCAAACCATGACCGATGGCCGGTTCCGCCATATGCCGGTGATCGAAAATGGCGAGATGCTGGCGATCATCACCCTGGGCGATGTGGTGAAGGCGCGGCTGCAGGAGCTGAACGCTGAGAAGGATGCCCTTGAAGGCATGATCATGGGTCATTGACCACAGTGACCACTGCGCCGGCTTTTGCTGCGCTGCGGCGGTTTTGATCTTGCGCAGGCGCAGGCAATATTGTTGCGTGCGCCTGCAGCGGAGGGATCAGGGAGGATTTACCCATGCGCATCGGCCTTTATCCGGGCACCTTTGATCCGGTAACGCTGGGGCATACCGATATCATCCGGCGGGCGATGGTGCTGGTCGACCGGCTGGTGATCGGGGTGGCGATCAACCGGGACAAGGGCCCCTTGTTCAGCCTGGATGACCGGGTTTCGATGCTGCGCGCGGAATGTGCCGCGATCACTGACATTACCGGCGGTGAAATTCTGGTGCATCCGTTCGAGAATCTGCTGATCGACTGCGCCCGCGATGTGGGGGCGAATGTGATCGTACGCGGGCTCAGGGCAGTGGCGGATTTCGAGTATGAATTCCAGATGGTCGGGATGAACCGGGCGCTGGACGATTCTGTCGAGACGGTCTTCCTGATGGCCGATGCGCGCCGCCAGGCGATTGCCTCGAAACTGGTGAAAGAGATCGCCAGACTGGGCGGCGATGTGAGCCGGTTCGTGCCGGCCCCGGTCGCGACGGCCCTGAAGGCGAAATACGGCTGAACAAGAAGCCGATTTCTTTAAAGAAATCGGCGCGGATTTTTT contains these protein-coding regions:
- a CDS encoding LysR family transcriptional regulator yields the protein MDWDDLRIFLEVARHESLSGAGKRLKIDAATVGRRVQRFEEALGQRLFARSPQGYQLSQAGERLLPAAERAEAAMLAAGEALSGDRPGQGLTGLIRLGAPDGCANYLLPPVIARICDQNPGLEVQLVALPRVFNLSKREADMAIGVSRPETGRLTVQKLTDYQLVLAASEAWLARNPEPQDLADLRDLRFVGYIPDLIFDKELDYLAELGAPQVAISSNSVSVQLNFLRQGAGIGIVHDFALPAAPELRQLLSDKVGLTRSFWLIRHADDGRVQRLNRFAQSLVRETRIEMTRHEKTAATGTYGHGA
- a CDS encoding CBS domain-containing protein — its product is MLVSQILKTKPAGVITIAPEATVAEAAALLSEKRIGAIIVSSDGKTALGILSERDIVRELGRTGVTCLSARVTELMTSKLVSCTSGDLNMDILQTMTDGRFRHMPVIENGEMLAIITLGDVVKARLQELNAEKDALEGMIMGH
- the coaD gene encoding pantetheine-phosphate adenylyltransferase; this translates as MRIGLYPGTFDPVTLGHTDIIRRAMVLVDRLVIGVAINRDKGPLFSLDDRVSMLRAECAAITDITGGEILVHPFENLLIDCARDVGANVIVRGLRAVADFEYEFQMVGMNRALDDSVETVFLMADARRQAIASKLVKEIARLGGDVSRFVPAPVATALKAKYG